One genomic window of Borreliella burgdorferi B31 includes the following:
- a CDS encoding DNA translocase FtsK, producing the protein MKDFYQYFQFLFFFMLSVISFSLFVALTPLSNVFVFFVFNLLGQILLNVFSFLSFYLIVYPIVNWYAYKKHIFTKRFIFNWNYTVILFFTLIFLIKINSNVEKSYFIKIFLINFGIVLGNFFIFTLLILEFVVWIYLNYVFFKDVNFILDTFKFLEFKIKILFENILSYFPFSNSLDVKKDIKVYGDSVDDLKDSQVFDEKKNIINDEEYQALWSFSAFLRNNKKPSNINLDKTIFEGSDLKEASSLNKDILNENALNLDENVDEIDESCEYKYLDNLEDNKLVISGKVKACEIRTKGIISQVAISHVYNENVALNKKNDSYVIDISVFDQKEIKNDVEDIEYDKEIQKQSMILQETLKEFNINAKLIDIIKGPVVTMYAVRPDKGIKLSKITSISDNIALRLAAIRVRIIAPIPGREAVGIEIPNKRREFILISEIIDSKEFRGDFRIPFALGKEISGENIVFDLVNSPHLLIAGATGAGKSVCVNSLIASIIFSKSPDEVKLIMIDPKIVELKLFNDIPHLLTPVITDVKRALEALRWCLDEMERRYVLLDNLLVRDISSYNKKIKDENLNLMILPYLVIIIDEFADLILSARKDLENLISRLAAMARAVGIHLVLATQRPSVDVITGVIKANFPSRISFMVASSMDSRIILGSSGAEKLLGKGDMLYISSLNPFPXRIQGGFLKEREVYRLVEEVKKFGSPNYIDDEIFIDSVKEPDLVALGPSDEPMFDEALEIVKTTRKASASYLQRRLKIGYNRAARIIEIMEDMGYVGPVNGSKPREVLI; encoded by the coding sequence ATGAAAGATTTTTATCAGTATTTTCAATTTTTGTTTTTTTTCATGCTTTCGGTTATTTCTTTTTCTCTTTTTGTAGCATTAACCCCTTTGAGCAATGTATTTGTATTTTTTGTTTTCAATTTACTAGGGCAAATACTTCTTAATGTTTTTTCATTTTTGTCATTTTATTTAATAGTATATCCAATTGTTAATTGGTACGCCTATAAAAAACATATTTTTACTAAACGATTTATATTTAATTGGAATTATACCGTAATATTGTTTTTTACTTTAATATTTTTAATAAAAATTAATTCTAATGTTGAAAAATCTTATTTTATTAAGATATTTCTTATTAATTTTGGTATAGTATTGGGGAATTTTTTTATTTTTACTCTTTTAATTTTAGAATTTGTTGTGTGGATTTACTTAAATTATGTCTTTTTTAAGGATGTTAATTTTATTTTAGATACTTTTAAATTTTTAGAGTTTAAGATTAAAATTTTGTTTGAAAATATATTAAGTTATTTTCCCTTTTCAAATTCATTGGATGTAAAAAAAGATATTAAAGTTTATGGAGATTCTGTAGATGATCTTAAAGATTCTCAAGTTTTTGATGAAAAAAAGAATATTATTAATGATGAAGAATATCAGGCTTTATGGTCATTTAGCGCCTTTTTAAGAAACAATAAAAAGCCTTCCAATATTAATTTAGACAAAACTATTTTTGAAGGCTCAGATCTCAAAGAAGCAAGCTCTTTAAATAAGGATATTTTAAATGAGAATGCTTTAAATTTAGATGAAAATGTAGATGAAATTGATGAGTCTTGTGAGTATAAATATTTAGACAATCTTGAGGATAATAAGTTAGTTATTAGTGGAAAGGTTAAAGCCTGTGAGATAAGAACTAAGGGCATAATTAGTCAGGTCGCTATTTCTCATGTTTATAACGAAAATGTAGCTTTGAATAAAAAAAATGATTCTTACGTTATTGATATTTCAGTTTTTGACCAGAAAGAGATTAAAAATGATGTAGAGGATATTGAATATGATAAAGAAATTCAAAAGCAATCAATGATTCTCCAGGAGACATTAAAAGAGTTTAATATTAATGCTAAATTAATTGATATTATTAAAGGCCCTGTTGTTACAATGTATGCTGTTCGTCCAGATAAGGGAATTAAGCTTTCTAAGATTACTTCTATTTCTGATAATATTGCCTTAAGGCTTGCGGCTATTAGGGTTAGGATTATTGCTCCAATTCCTGGCAGAGAAGCTGTAGGAATTGAAATTCCCAATAAAAGGCGTGAGTTTATTTTAATTTCAGAGATAATAGACAGCAAGGAATTTAGAGGTGATTTTAGAATTCCTTTTGCTCTTGGAAAGGAGATTAGTGGCGAAAATATTGTTTTTGACCTTGTTAATTCTCCACATTTATTAATAGCTGGTGCAACTGGGGCGGGTAAATCTGTTTGTGTGAATTCTTTAATTGCTTCAATTATTTTTTCAAAATCTCCAGATGAAGTGAAATTAATTATGATAGATCCCAAAATAGTTGAGCTTAAACTTTTTAATGATATTCCTCATTTATTAACTCCAGTTATTACAGATGTAAAGAGAGCCTTAGAGGCTCTTAGATGGTGTCTTGATGAAATGGAAAGAAGGTATGTGCTTCTTGATAATTTATTGGTAAGAGATATTTCTTCTTATAATAAAAAAATAAAAGATGAGAATTTGAATTTAATGATTTTGCCATATCTTGTAATAATTATTGATGAATTTGCAGATCTTATTCTTTCTGCAAGAAAAGATTTGGAAAATTTAATTTCTAGACTTGCTGCAATGGCTAGAGCTGTGGGGATTCATTTGGTTCTTGCGACCCAAAGACCTTCTGTTGATGTTATTACGGGCGTAATAAAAGCCAATTTTCCTTCAAGGATTTCTTTCATGGTGGCCAGCTCTATGGATTCGAGAATAATTCTTGGATCTTCTGGTGCTGAAAAACTTTTAGGAAAGGGGGATATGCTTTATATTAGCTCTTTAAATCCTTTTCCTCMAAGAATTCAGGGTGGATTTTTAAAGGAAAGAGAAGTTTACAGGCTTGTTGAAGAGGTTAAAAAATTTGGTTCTCCAAATTATATTGATGATGAAATATTTATTGATAGTGTAAAAGAGCCAGATTTGGTTGCTCTTGGACCTTCTGATGAGCCAATGTTTGATGAAGCTCTTGAGATTGTTAAAACCACAAGAAAAGCCTCAGCATCTTATCTGCAAAGAAGACTGAAGATAGGTTACAACAGAGCAGCTAGAATTATTGAAATTATGGAAGATATGGGATATGTAGGACCTGTTAATGGATCAAAGCCAAGAGAGGTGTTAATTTAA
- a CDS encoding undecaprenyl-diphosphate phosphatase, which translates to MTNILSAIILGIIQGITEFLPISSSGHLLLFRHFINLKLSIIFDIYLHLATVLVIIIYYRKRILELFLTFIRFSLRKTVKSDLTNLKLILLILIITIVTGVVGTFISKYESMFTLSFVLINFIITGILILMLEFNFLKVDFKGNILLAGIFMGLMQGLGALPGISRSGITIFSASVIGFNRKSAFEISFLSLIPIVFGAILLKHKEFYDIFMVLNFFEINLGALVAFVVGIFSINFFFKMLNNKKLYYFSIYLFALSIIVCYFVRI; encoded by the coding sequence ATGACAAATATTTTAAGTGCAATTATTTTGGGCATTATTCAAGGCATTACAGAGTTTTTACCAATATCTAGTTCGGGACATTTATTGCTTTTTAGGCATTTTATAAATTTAAAGCTCTCAATAATATTTGATATTTATTTACATCTTGCAACAGTTTTGGTGATTATTATTTACTATCGTAAAAGGATTTTGGAGCTTTTTTTAACTTTTATTAGATTTTCTTTAAGAAAAACTGTTAAATCTGATTTAACAAACTTAAAATTAATATTGCTAATATTGATAATAACCATTGTTACCGGAGTTGTTGGGACTTTTATTTCAAAATACGAGAGTATGTTTACATTGTCTTTCGTTTTAATTAATTTTATTATAACAGGGATTTTAATCTTGATGCTAGAATTTAATTTTTTAAAAGTTGATTTTAAAGGTAATATTTTGTTAGCAGGAATTTTTATGGGGCTGATGCAAGGCTTGGGTGCGCTTCCAGGAATCTCTCGTTCAGGAATTACGATCTTTTCGGCATCGGTTATTGGATTTAATAGAAAAAGTGCATTTGAAATTTCATTTTTATCTTTAATTCCAATAGTTTTTGGAGCGATTTTATTAAAACATAAAGAATTTTATGATATTTTTATGGTTTTAAATTTTTTTGAAATAAACTTAGGAGCATTAGTTGCTTTTGTTGTTGGTATTTTCTCAATAAATTTCTTTTTTAAAATGCTTAATAACAAAAAACTGTATTATTTTTCTATATATTTATTTGCACTTTCAATTATAGTTTGTTATTTTGTTAGAATATGA